A single Thermaerobacter sp. FW80 DNA region contains:
- a CDS encoding ABC transporter ATP-binding protein, with translation MGFALEVRDVRVGYAATPVLDGVTLEVGAGEWLAVAGPNGSGKTTLLRTLSGYLRPQAGWVRLEGTDLAAWRPTARARRLAVAGVESGPGSGLTVAEYVALGRTPHLEGLWGWEGPRDREAVARALAWVGLADQAHRPLDVLSAGQRQKALLARALAQEPAVLLLDEPTNHLDLRHQVEIMDLLDGLRRRLGLTLVAVLHDLNLAALYCQRLVLMEAGRVVAAGPPAQVMRPDVLGRVYGCPVLVVPHPRLGVPQVALLPGGSSGPGAGSSPAERADEPAAAGA, from the coding sequence ATGGGATTCGCCCTGGAGGTGCGGGACGTGCGCGTCGGCTACGCGGCGACCCCGGTGCTGGACGGGGTGACCCTGGAGGTCGGTGCCGGGGAGTGGTTGGCGGTGGCCGGCCCCAACGGGTCGGGCAAGACCACGCTGCTGCGCACCCTCTCGGGCTACCTCCGCCCCCAGGCGGGGTGGGTGCGCCTGGAGGGCACGGACCTGGCGGCGTGGCGGCCGACCGCCCGGGCGCGACGGCTGGCCGTGGCCGGCGTGGAGTCGGGGCCGGGGTCCGGGCTCACCGTGGCGGAGTACGTGGCGCTGGGGCGGACGCCGCACCTGGAGGGGCTCTGGGGCTGGGAGGGACCCCGGGACCGCGAGGCGGTGGCCCGCGCGCTGGCCTGGGTCGGACTCGCCGACCAGGCCCATCGGCCCCTGGACGTGCTGAGCGCCGGCCAGCGGCAGAAGGCGCTCCTGGCCCGCGCGCTGGCCCAGGAGCCGGCGGTGCTGCTGCTGGACGAGCCGACCAACCACCTGGATCTGCGCCACCAGGTGGAGATCATGGACCTCTTGGATGGCCTTCGCCGCCGCCTGGGCCTGACGCTGGTCGCCGTCCTCCACGACCTCAACCTGGCCGCCCTCTACTGCCAGCGCCTGGTACTCATGGAGGCCGGCCGGGTGGTGGCGGCGGGGCCGCCGGCCCAGGTGATGCGGCCCGACGTGCTCGGCCGGGTCTACGGTTGCCCGGTGCTGGTGGTGCCCCATCCGCGCCTCGGCGTGCCCCAGGTGGCGCTGCTCCCGGGCGGGTCGTCGGGGCCGGGAGCCGGCTCGTCCCCTGCGGAGCGGGCGGACGAACCGGCGGCGGCCGGCGCCTGA
- a CDS encoding iron ABC transporter permease: protein MPQGGARAEADGTGPGRGPGGPGPARLPGAGRPPGRGAGVFAGLALALVVSLLLATGLGAVAVPPAEVVRVLLDAAARALAGDAGGEVAPAARILVDIRLPRVLLAALVGASLAAAGSAFQTLFRNPMADPYVLGVSSGGALGAALAYLVLLGLSTGAAGAAEGPPGGAAGPAAGGLGGVAGALVRVIGFGLVPAGAFVGALGAVVAVSRLARVGGRLAVGTLLLAGVAVASLLGALVSLLVFLSGERLRPIVFWLLGSLSGAGWRDVEALAVAAALGLGILASQVRALNALWLGEEPAHHLGVDVEAVKRRLLVAGSLLAATAVSVSGVIGFVGLIVPHAVRLLVGADHRRLLPGAVLAGATVMILCDTVARLALAPAELPVGVVTALAGAPWFLWLLRRHATGRDVGLG, encoded by the coding sequence ATGCCGCAGGGCGGGGCGAGGGCCGAGGCCGACGGGACGGGTCCTGGACGAGGGCCGGGAGGGCCGGGTCCGGCCCGCCTGCCGGGCGCGGGGCGCCCTCCCGGCCGGGGGGCCGGCGTCTTCGCCGGCCTGGCCCTGGCCTTGGTGGTCTCGCTGCTGCTGGCGACGGGGCTCGGGGCCGTCGCGGTGCCGCCGGCCGAGGTGGTGCGCGTGCTGCTGGACGCGGCGGCCCGCGCCCTCGCGGGGGACGCGGGCGGGGAGGTGGCCCCGGCGGCACGGATCCTGGTGGACATCCGGCTGCCGCGGGTGCTCCTGGCGGCCCTCGTCGGGGCGTCCCTGGCCGCCGCGGGCAGCGCCTTCCAAACCCTCTTCCGCAATCCCATGGCGGACCCCTACGTGCTGGGCGTCTCCAGCGGCGGCGCGCTGGGCGCGGCCCTCGCCTACCTGGTGCTCCTCGGGCTGTCCACCGGCGCGGCGGGCGCGGCGGAGGGGCCGCCCGGCGGCGCGGCCGGGCCGGCGGCCGGAGGGCTCGGTGGCGTGGCGGGCGCGCTGGTGCGGGTCATCGGCTTCGGGCTGGTCCCCGCCGGCGCCTTCGTCGGCGCCCTGGGTGCGGTGGTGGCGGTCAGCCGCCTGGCCCGGGTCGGCGGCCGCCTGGCCGTCGGCACCCTGCTGCTGGCCGGGGTGGCGGTGGCGTCGCTGCTGGGCGCGCTGGTGTCCTTGCTGGTCTTCCTCAGCGGCGAGCGATTGCGACCCATCGTGTTCTGGCTGCTGGGCAGCCTGTCGGGCGCGGGCTGGCGGGACGTGGAGGCCCTGGCCGTGGCGGCGGCGCTGGGCCTCGGGATCCTGGCCAGCCAGGTGCGGGCGCTTAACGCCCTCTGGCTCGGCGAGGAACCCGCCCACCACCTGGGGGTCGACGTGGAGGCGGTGAAGCGGCGCCTGCTGGTGGCCGGTTCGCTGCTGGCCGCCACGGCGGTCAGCGTCAGCGGCGTCATCGGCTTCGTGGGGCTGATCGTCCCCCATGCGGTGCGGCTGCTGGTGGGCGCCGACCACCGGCGGCTGTTGCCCGGTGCCGTCCTGGCCGGGGCGACGGTGATGATCCTGTGCGACACCGTGGCGCGGCTGGCCCTGGCGCCGGCCGAGCTGCCGGTGGGCGTCGTCACGGCCCTGGCCGGGGCGCCCTGGTTCCTCTGGCTGCTGCGGCGCCATGCCACGGGACGGGACGTGGGACTGGGATGA
- a CDS encoding ABC transporter substrate-binding protein, with the protein MMARFVRGLWAGRTRRGGGPRRGGALVALLLLVALLVTACGGGGGATPDGAGAGGSGAGSSPAAAGEGQASTEQAPRTSYPYTLTDDAGRQVTLERRPERIVSLAPSNTEILFAIGAGDRVVGVDSFSDYPAEVQELPKVGGLTDTNYEQIVALEPDLALTIGGTEEQVAKLEELDIPVVVIQPATLDDVLDRILRIGELVDAQAGARRVVEDMRSRIEAVRQRVADIPEDQRVRVFYEVWNDPLMTVGPGGFIHDVIVAAGGINVAKGTGQPWPQISLEEVVRQDPRVIVVPASLKTSYEELKAKRRRGWEGITAVEQGRVYAIDDAVISRPGPRLVEGLEQLARWFYPDRFQGGE; encoded by the coding sequence ATGATGGCACGGTTCGTACGAGGGCTCTGGGCGGGACGAACGCGGCGAGGCGGCGGGCCGCGACGCGGTGGGGCCCTGGTGGCGCTGCTCCTGCTGGTCGCCCTGCTGGTGACCGCCTGCGGCGGTGGCGGCGGGGCGACGCCGGACGGCGCAGGGGCCGGCGGCTCCGGGGCCGGTTCGTCCCCGGCCGCTGCCGGCGAGGGGCAGGCGTCGACGGAGCAGGCGCCGCGGACGAGCTACCCCTACACCCTCACCGACGACGCCGGGCGGCAGGTGACCCTGGAGCGGCGGCCCGAGCGCATCGTCTCGCTGGCGCCGAGCAACACCGAGATCCTCTTCGCCATCGGCGCCGGGGACCGGGTGGTGGGGGTCGACTCCTTCAGCGACTACCCCGCGGAGGTCCAGGAGCTGCCCAAGGTCGGGGGCCTGACGGACACCAACTACGAGCAGATCGTGGCCCTGGAGCCGGACCTGGCCCTGACCATCGGCGGGACCGAGGAGCAGGTCGCGAAGCTGGAGGAGCTCGACATCCCGGTGGTGGTCATCCAGCCGGCCACCCTGGACGACGTGCTGGACCGCATCCTGCGCATCGGCGAGCTGGTGGACGCCCAGGCGGGCGCGCGCCGGGTGGTGGAGGACATGCGGTCCCGCATCGAGGCGGTGCGCCAGCGCGTGGCGGACATCCCGGAGGACCAGCGGGTGCGCGTGTTCTACGAGGTCTGGAACGACCCGCTGATGACCGTGGGGCCGGGCGGGTTCATCCACGACGTCATCGTGGCCGCCGGCGGCATCAACGTCGCCAAGGGGACCGGTCAGCCCTGGCCCCAGATCAGCCTCGAGGAGGTCGTGCGGCAGGACCCCCGGGTCATCGTGGTGCCGGCCTCGCTCAAGACCTCCTACGAGGAGCTCAAGGCCAAGCGCCGCCGCGGGTGGGAGGGCATCACCGCGGTCGAGCAGGGCCGCGTGTACGCCATCGACGACGCGGTGATCAGCCGGCCGGGGCCGCGCCTGGTCGAGGGGCTGGAGCAGCTGGCTCGCTGGTTCTACCCCGACCGCTTCCAGGGAGGCGAGTGA
- a CDS encoding NADH:flavin oxidoreductase/NADH oxidase, with product MAGLFDPIAFRGLTLRNRIVMSPMCQYSAGTDARANDWHFVHYGTRAVGGVGLIVVEATAVEGRGRISEADLGLYRDDHVEPLRRIVDFCHAQGVPVGIQLAHAGRKAWSPNKGVGPEPAVAPSAIPFAPDWPVPRALGIEEIPAIVDAFAAAARRALQAGFDLIEIHAAHGYLLNQFLSPLSNRRTDGYGGDLRGRMRLLLEVVEAVRAVWPSDRPLWVRLSAVDWAPGGVTLDDTVAVASALKERGVDLVDCSSGGVVPPPEPIPQGPGYQAAFAAEVRRRVGIATGAVGLITEPAQADHVIRSGQADVVLLARQLLREPYWPLRAARELGAEIAWPRQYLRARR from the coding sequence ATGGCGGGCTTGTTCGATCCCATCGCCTTCCGCGGGCTGACCCTGCGCAACCGCATCGTCATGTCCCCGATGTGCCAGTACAGCGCCGGCACCGACGCCCGGGCCAACGACTGGCACTTCGTGCACTACGGGACCCGGGCGGTCGGCGGCGTCGGGCTGATCGTGGTCGAGGCCACGGCCGTGGAGGGCCGCGGGCGCATCAGCGAGGCCGATCTCGGCCTCTACCGCGACGACCACGTCGAACCCCTCCGGCGGATCGTCGACTTCTGCCACGCCCAGGGGGTGCCCGTCGGCATCCAGCTCGCCCATGCCGGCCGCAAGGCGTGGTCCCCGAACAAGGGGGTGGGGCCGGAGCCGGCGGTGGCGCCGTCGGCGATCCCCTTCGCCCCGGACTGGCCCGTGCCGCGCGCCCTGGGGATCGAGGAGATCCCGGCCATCGTCGACGCCTTCGCGGCGGCCGCCCGCCGGGCGCTGCAGGCCGGGTTCGACCTCATCGAGATCCACGCCGCCCACGGCTACCTCTTGAACCAGTTCCTCTCCCCGCTGAGCAACCGGCGGACCGACGGGTACGGGGGCGACCTCCGCGGCCGCATGCGCCTGCTGCTGGAGGTGGTCGAGGCGGTGCGGGCGGTCTGGCCCTCCGACCGGCCCCTCTGGGTGCGGCTCTCGGCCGTGGACTGGGCGCCCGGGGGCGTCACCCTGGACGACACCGTCGCCGTTGCGTCCGCCCTCAAGGAGCGGGGCGTCGACCTGGTGGACTGCAGCTCCGGTGGGGTGGTGCCGCCTCCCGAACCCATCCCCCAGGGGCCCGGCTACCAGGCCGCCTTCGCGGCCGAGGTGCGCCGCCGGGTGGGCATCGCCACCGGGGCCGTCGGGCTGATCACCGAGCCCGCCCAGGCGGACCACGTGATCCGCTCGGGCCAGGCCGACGTCGTCCTGCTGGCGCGCCAGTTGCTGAGGGAGCCCTACTGGCCGCTGCGGGCGGCGCGGGAGCTCGGGGCCGAGATCGCCTGGCCCCGCCAGTACCTGCGGGCGCGCCGGTAG
- a CDS encoding M24 family metallopeptidase, with product MSPVSDEPGTAPEPPSGDAAGPAPAAPAPYLPRGARGPGIDRPVLPEATYRRRQDALRAAAAAAGLDAVLAVGRAFYERGGDVAFLCGHHAPAPTAAAVPGYEGWGQSLLLVPRRGPVVLIADAARPETVVADRVDLTPAHPMALRTWIQRLGLTAGRIGVAGTDLWSWAAFRAAAQALPGVEWVPADALVRRARRVKDPEEQELLARAAAVADVGLAAALEVLRPGLSEQQLGAAGTAAALAAGADFVRYFRVHAGAWSLLSFRWPQATDRRVQPGEAVAFDIIGACRGYQFDVLRTALLEPVRPELERLAAATAACLEAVLARCRPGTPVAALLAAAEEAAASFGLAGHLAPLLGHGIGLETVEEPLLMPGVDDRLEAGMVLCIEPALRVPGLGGYSIEEMVVVEAAGPRILTRTPRRPRAGGSPGAAAAGS from the coding sequence GTGTCGCCGGTGTCGGACGAACCGGGAACCGCCCCGGAACCTCCCTCGGGCGACGCCGCCGGTCCGGCGCCCGCCGCCCCGGCGCCCTACCTGCCCCGCGGGGCCCGGGGCCCCGGGATCGACCGGCCGGTCCTGCCCGAGGCCACCTACCGACGGCGGCAGGACGCGCTGCGGGCCGCCGCCGCGGCCGCGGGCCTCGATGCGGTGCTGGCGGTGGGCCGTGCCTTCTACGAACGCGGCGGGGACGTGGCCTTCCTCTGCGGCCACCACGCCCCCGCCCCCACGGCGGCGGCGGTCCCGGGGTACGAGGGCTGGGGGCAGTCGCTCCTGCTGGTGCCGCGCCGCGGCCCGGTGGTCCTCATCGCCGACGCGGCCCGTCCCGAGACGGTGGTGGCGGACCGGGTCGATCTCACCCCCGCCCATCCCATGGCCCTCCGCACGTGGATCCAGCGCCTGGGGCTCACCGCGGGCCGCATCGGCGTCGCGGGGACGGACCTGTGGTCCTGGGCCGCCTTCCGGGCGGCCGCCCAGGCCCTGCCGGGCGTGGAGTGGGTCCCCGCCGACGCGCTGGTTCGCCGGGCGCGCCGCGTCAAGGACCCGGAGGAACAGGAGCTGCTCGCCCGAGCCGCGGCGGTGGCCGATGTGGGGCTGGCCGCGGCCCTCGAGGTCCTGCGCCCCGGCCTCTCGGAGCAGCAGCTGGGCGCCGCGGGGACCGCGGCCGCGCTGGCCGCCGGCGCCGACTTCGTGCGCTACTTCCGGGTGCACGCCGGCGCCTGGTCCCTGCTGAGCTTCCGCTGGCCCCAGGCCACGGACCGGCGGGTGCAGCCGGGCGAGGCGGTCGCCTTCGACATCATCGGCGCCTGCCGGGGCTACCAGTTCGACGTGCTGCGCACCGCGCTGCTCGAGCCGGTTCGTCCCGAGCTGGAGCGGCTGGCCGCCGCCACCGCGGCCTGCCTGGAGGCGGTCCTCGCGCGGTGCCGGCCCGGCACGCCGGTGGCGGCCCTGCTGGCGGCGGCGGAAGAGGCAGCCGCGTCCTTCGGGCTCGCCGGCCACCTGGCGCCGCTGCTCGGCCACGGCATCGGCCTCGAGACCGTGGAGGAGCCGCTGCTGATGCCCGGGGTGGACGATCGCCTGGAGGCGGGGATGGTCCTCTGCATCGAGCCGGCCCTGCGCGTGCCGGGGCTGGGTGGCTACAGCATCGAGGAGATGGTGGTGGTCGAGGCCGCGGGGCCCCGCATCCTGACGCGGACGCCGCGACGCCCCCGCGCGGGCGGATCGCCGGGGGCGGCGGCCGCCGGCTCGTGA
- a CDS encoding enoyl-ACP reductase, with amino-acid sequence MATTVPAGLLEGKRALVFGVANKHSIAWAIARALDAAGAELAIAYQDQRLGERVQKLVPELRRPPLLLECDVAFDPQIDAAFATVARHWDRLDVLVHSLAYAPKQALENPFVETTREDFRIALDVSAYSLVALARAARPLMKEGGSILTMTYYGAQKAVPNYNVMGVAKAALEACVRYLAADLGPAGIRVNAISAGPINTLAARGVRNLTDFIKTHAERSALRRNVTQEDVAHAALFLASDLAASITGEVLFVDAGYNVMGV; translated from the coding sequence GTGGCGACGACGGTTCCCGCCGGCCTCCTGGAAGGCAAGCGGGCCCTGGTCTTCGGGGTGGCCAACAAGCACAGCATCGCCTGGGCCATCGCCCGCGCCCTGGATGCGGCGGGGGCGGAGCTGGCCATCGCCTACCAGGACCAGCGGCTGGGCGAGCGGGTCCAGAAGCTGGTTCCCGAGCTCCGGCGCCCGCCCCTGCTCCTGGAGTGCGACGTCGCGTTCGACCCGCAGATCGACGCGGCCTTCGCCACCGTGGCCCGGCACTGGGACCGGCTGGACGTGCTGGTCCACAGCCTGGCCTATGCTCCCAAGCAGGCCCTGGAGAACCCCTTCGTGGAGACCACGCGCGAGGACTTCCGCATCGCCCTCGACGTGAGCGCCTACTCGCTGGTGGCGCTGGCCCGGGCGGCGCGGCCGCTGATGAAGGAGGGCGGCTCCATCCTGACCATGACCTACTACGGCGCCCAGAAGGCGGTGCCCAACTACAACGTGATGGGCGTCGCCAAGGCGGCGCTGGAGGCGTGCGTCCGCTACCTGGCGGCGGACCTGGGTCCGGCGGGCATCCGGGTCAACGCCATCTCGGCCGGCCCCATCAACACCCTGGCCGCCCGCGGCGTGCGCAACCTGACGGACTTCATCAAGACCCACGCGGAACGCTCGGCCCTGCGGCGCAACGTCACCCAGGAGGACGTCGCCCACGCCGCCCTGTTCCTGGCCAGCGACCTGGCGGCCAGCATCACCGGCGAGGTGCTGTTCGTCGACGCGGGGTACAACGTGATGGGCGTGTGA
- a CDS encoding efflux RND transporter permease subunit yields the protein MSIARFSVHRPVFVSVLVIALVLLGAFLLPAMPVDLLPQFELPVVVVATSYPGAAPAELEARVVEPLEQAVSTVNGVKGVRSIAQPGSALVILELDWGVDLDFTVLEVQKRIDAVRGVLPEDADSPRVLTLDPAAAPVVTVGVTGDLPAGQLQALAEDRIAPALEQVDGVASVAVVGVRQREVRVRLDPARLEAYGLNPALVARALGGGAALVTAGAVDRGRAELAVRLDAQYTSARDVAAAVIPTPGGAAVRLADVAQVEEALADPTQLAYLDGKPVVQLQVLKATDGNTLAVSRGVERALERLAPQLPPGVELRPILDQGDFIEESVRTVAEHGLLGAVIAVAVLYLFLGNGRTTLVVGLMLPVSVIGSFAMLAAAGQTLNIVSLGGLLIGIGSLVDFAIVVIESIHRYRLRGTPPAAGAEQGTAEVAAAVTASAIAQGAVFFPMLLIGGLAAELFTPLALAVIFSHAAALFGAVTFVPMLAARVLGAHYEPVGFLRGFHRAIERMEAAYRRLLAASLRRRGLVMAVALAAFAASLVGAPQLGSEFLPQADSGEIQVAVRTPPGTRLEETAAVARRVEERLLAVPEVDRVVTTVGATGGAFSTAAAAGNEATVVAVLVPVEQRDRSVFDVLRAVRADLDAIPGAEIQATVQSSVMGAGLSQLEIQIAGDDPDVLARVADQVVERVRRVPGVAGAESSLRETRPEVVIRPDRDALARAGLSVQEVEVALRAALGGMTVARVRTGQDQWDVRLMLADEAQARYGSLEHLPLRSATGQVVRLGDVAAVTEERAPLAITRQDGRRQVTVAVHLDGSRPLGVVSADLRRELAAMDWPGGMTWEVAGEAEQMAETFRSLGLSIVLAVLLVYLIMAAQFESFFHPLVILFCLPPTVVGAVAGLAVHRLPIGVTALLGFLMLVGVVMNNAIVLVDYTNVLRRRGLARDAALLEAGPVRLRPILMTMLTTNLGLVPFAYLPGASSELLRPLAVVVIYGLLLSTLVTLVLVPVAYSLLDDGLRRLGRFVRRGRPREAAEPGTGLAQAGR from the coding sequence TTGAGCATCGCACGCTTCTCCGTGCACCGGCCGGTGTTCGTCTCGGTCCTGGTCATCGCCCTGGTCCTGCTGGGCGCCTTCCTGCTGCCGGCCATGCCCGTCGACCTGTTGCCCCAGTTCGAGCTGCCGGTGGTGGTGGTCGCCACCTCGTACCCGGGCGCGGCCCCGGCCGAGCTGGAGGCGCGGGTGGTGGAGCCCCTGGAGCAGGCGGTCAGCACCGTCAACGGGGTCAAGGGCGTGCGATCCATCGCCCAGCCCGGATCCGCCCTGGTGATCCTGGAACTGGACTGGGGCGTCGACCTGGACTTCACGGTCCTCGAGGTGCAGAAGCGGATCGACGCCGTTCGCGGCGTGCTGCCGGAGGACGCCGACAGCCCCCGCGTCCTGACGCTGGATCCGGCCGCCGCCCCCGTGGTCACCGTGGGCGTCACCGGCGACCTGCCCGCCGGCCAGCTGCAGGCGCTGGCGGAAGACCGCATCGCCCCCGCCCTGGAGCAGGTGGACGGGGTGGCCTCGGTGGCCGTGGTCGGCGTCCGCCAGCGGGAGGTCCGGGTGCGGTTGGATCCCGCCCGGCTCGAGGCCTACGGGCTCAACCCCGCCCTGGTGGCGCGCGCCCTGGGGGGCGGTGCCGCGCTGGTGACGGCGGGCGCCGTCGACCGCGGCCGCGCGGAGCTGGCGGTGCGCCTCGACGCGCAGTACACCAGCGCCCGCGACGTGGCCGCGGCCGTGATCCCGACGCCCGGCGGGGCCGCGGTGCGGCTGGCCGACGTCGCCCAGGTCGAGGAGGCCCTGGCCGATCCGACGCAGCTGGCCTACCTGGATGGCAAGCCGGTGGTGCAGCTCCAGGTCCTCAAGGCCACCGACGGCAACACCCTGGCGGTCTCCCGCGGGGTGGAGCGGGCGCTGGAGCGGCTGGCCCCGCAGCTGCCGCCCGGCGTGGAGCTGCGCCCCATCCTCGACCAGGGGGACTTCATCGAGGAGTCGGTGCGCACCGTCGCCGAGCACGGCCTGCTGGGCGCCGTCATCGCCGTGGCCGTGCTCTACCTGTTCCTGGGCAACGGCCGGACCACCTTGGTGGTCGGCCTGATGCTGCCCGTGTCGGTGATCGGCTCCTTCGCCATGCTGGCCGCCGCCGGCCAGACGCTGAACATCGTCTCCCTCGGCGGCCTGCTGATCGGCATCGGGTCGCTGGTGGACTTCGCCATCGTCGTCATCGAGAGCATCCACCGCTATCGCCTCCGCGGCACGCCGCCCGCCGCGGGGGCCGAGCAGGGGACGGCCGAGGTGGCCGCAGCGGTCACGGCGTCCGCCATCGCCCAGGGAGCGGTGTTCTTCCCCATGTTGTTGATCGGCGGCCTGGCGGCCGAGCTGTTCACGCCCCTGGCGCTGGCCGTGATCTTCTCCCATGCCGCCGCCCTCTTCGGGGCCGTGACCTTCGTGCCGATGCTGGCGGCCCGGGTGCTGGGGGCCCATTACGAGCCCGTGGGCTTCCTGCGCGGCTTCCACCGCGCCATCGAGCGGATGGAGGCGGCCTACCGCCGGCTGCTGGCGGCCAGCTTGCGGCGCCGCGGCCTGGTCATGGCGGTGGCCCTGGCGGCGTTCGCGGCGAGCCTGGTCGGGGCGCCGCAGCTCGGCTCGGAGTTCCTCCCCCAGGCGGACAGCGGCGAGATCCAGGTCGCCGTCCGCACCCCGCCGGGGACGCGCCTGGAGGAGACGGCCGCGGTGGCGCGGCGGGTCGAGGAGCGGTTGCTGGCCGTGCCGGAGGTCGACCGGGTGGTGACCACCGTCGGCGCCACCGGTGGCGCCTTCAGCACCGCGGCGGCCGCAGGCAACGAGGCGACGGTGGTGGCGGTGCTGGTGCCCGTCGAGCAGCGGGATCGCTCGGTGTTCGACGTGCTGCGGGCGGTGCGGGCGGACCTCGACGCGATCCCCGGCGCCGAGATCCAGGCCACGGTGCAGTCGTCGGTCATGGGCGCCGGCTTGAGCCAGCTGGAGATCCAGATCGCGGGCGACGACCCCGACGTCCTGGCCCGGGTCGCCGACCAGGTGGTGGAAAGGGTCCGCCGGGTGCCCGGCGTGGCCGGCGCCGAGAGCAGCCTGCGGGAGACCCGACCCGAGGTGGTGATCCGCCCCGACCGCGACGCCCTGGCACGGGCCGGGCTCTCCGTCCAGGAGGTGGAGGTCGCGCTGCGCGCGGCGCTGGGGGGCATGACGGTGGCCCGGGTGCGCACGGGGCAAGACCAGTGGGACGTGCGCCTGATGCTGGCCGACGAGGCGCAGGCGCGCTACGGCTCCCTGGAGCACCTGCCGCTGCGCTCGGCGACGGGGCAGGTGGTGCGCCTGGGCGACGTGGCCGCGGTGACCGAGGAACGGGCGCCCCTGGCCATCACCCGGCAGGACGGTCGCCGCCAGGTGACGGTGGCGGTCCACCTGGACGGGAGCCGACCGCTGGGGGTGGTCTCCGCGGACCTGCGGCGCGAGCTGGCCGCCATGGACTGGCCGGGGGGCATGACGTGGGAGGTCGCCGGCGAGGCCGAGCAGATGGCCGAGACCTTCCGCTCGCTGGGGCTCTCCATCGTGCTCGCGGTGCTCCTGGTCTACCTGATCATGGCGGCCCAGTTCGAGTCCTTCTTCCACCCGCTGGTGATCCTGTTCTGCCTGCCGCCCACGGTGGTGGGCGCCGTGGCCGGCCTGGCGGTGCACCGGCTCCCCATCGGCGTCACCGCGCTGCTGGGCTTCTTGATGCTGGTGGGCGTGGTGATGAACAACGCCATCGTCCTGGTGGACTACACCAACGTGTTGCGGCGGCGCGGCCTCGCCCGGGACGCCGCCCTGCTGGAGGCGGGCCCTGTGCGCCTGCGGCCGATCCTGATGACCATGCTGACCACCAACCTGGGGCTGGTGCCCTTCGCCTACCTGCCCGGGGCCTCGTCGGAGCTGCTGCGGCCGCTGGCGGTGGTGGTGATCTACGGGCTCTTGCTCTCCACGCTGGTCACCCTGGTGCTGGTGCCGGTGGCCTACAGCCTGCTGGACGACGGCTTGCGCCGGCTGGGCCGGTTCGTCCGGCGCGGGCGGCCGCGGGAGGCTGCGGAACCGGGGACCGGCCTGGCCCAAGCGGGGCGATAG
- a CDS encoding efflux RND transporter periplasmic adaptor subunit translates to MTAHHASPTLRRRGNLAAALVIAALVLGACGTRAGNGAAGTGGSEPPAAVPVEVAEAVPGTLAQPVELPGRVRARAEVPVRPQVAGPITAVHVEVGQRVRKGQVLVELDAAAAEAQVRQAEAALAAARAAVRQAEQGAEGQRLQADAEYRQAQLAHQGAAAQLDGARQALAALERQWQALGCDGAGGAAPGTPTAPPAGAAAAGGAPAGAPGAAGPHGAATGCGQLAASLAEARAAVRQAEFDLEAAKVRLDAARRARELARRGDPAAAARAQVDQAEAALALARQQLERTRVTAPVDGVVAAVAAEVGTLASPQAPEPLVILVDPGPVQVAAELPVGLYDAVDDGARVEVVVGQQTWPGRVRSKTRVPDARTGAYTLTVDLEPASGARWPAPGQPATVRLSMEGGTRGLLIPVDALQEGDEPGRGTVFVVEGGRAERREVRYGTVTAERALILEGLQPGERVITRGADGLAGGERVRVVPPS, encoded by the coding sequence ATGACCGCGCACCACGCGTCCCCAACCCTGCGCCGTCGGGGGAACCTGGCGGCGGCCCTGGTGATCGCCGCCCTGGTGCTGGGCGCCTGCGGGACCCGGGCGGGGAACGGCGCGGCCGGCACGGGCGGATCCGAACCGCCCGCGGCGGTGCCCGTGGAGGTGGCCGAGGCCGTCCCCGGGACCCTGGCCCAGCCGGTGGAGCTGCCCGGCCGGGTGCGGGCCCGGGCCGAGGTGCCGGTCCGGCCCCAGGTGGCGGGGCCGATCACCGCCGTCCACGTCGAGGTGGGCCAACGGGTGCGCAAGGGCCAGGTGTTGGTGGAGCTCGACGCCGCCGCGGCCGAGGCCCAGGTGCGCCAGGCCGAGGCGGCCCTGGCCGCCGCCCGGGCCGCCGTCCGCCAGGCGGAGCAAGGCGCGGAGGGGCAGCGACTGCAGGCCGACGCCGAATACCGCCAGGCGCAGCTCGCCCACCAGGGCGCGGCCGCCCAGCTGGACGGGGCGCGGCAGGCGCTGGCGGCGTTGGAGCGGCAGTGGCAGGCCCTGGGCTGTGACGGCGCCGGCGGGGCCGCCCCGGGGACACCCACGGCGCCCCCGGCCGGCGCAGCGGCCGCGGGCGGCGCGCCGGCCGGCGCACCCGGCGCGGCCGGGCCCCACGGCGCCGCGACGGGGTGCGGCCAGCTGGCCGCATCCCTGGCCGAGGCGCGGGCGGCGGTGCGGCAAGCCGAGTTCGACCTGGAGGCGGCCAAGGTCCGCCTCGACGCGGCCCGTCGCGCCCGCGAGCTGGCGCGCCGCGGCGATCCCGCCGCCGCGGCCCGGGCGCAGGTCGACCAGGCGGAGGCCGCCCTGGCCCTGGCCCGCCAGCAGCTGGAGCGGACCCGGGTCACGGCGCCCGTCGACGGCGTGGTGGCGGCGGTGGCGGCGGAGGTGGGCACCCTCGCCTCCCCCCAGGCCCCGGAGCCGCTGGTGATCCTGGTGGACCCCGGCCCGGTGCAGGTGGCGGCCGAGCTGCCGGTCGGCCTCTACGACGCGGTGGACGACGGCGCCAGGGTCGAGGTGGTCGTGGGCCAGCAGACCTGGCCGGGCCGGGTGCGCAGCAAGACGCGGGTCCCCGACGCCCGCACCGGCGCCTACACCCTGACCGTCGACCTGGAACCGGCCAGCGGCGCCCGGTGGCCCGCCCCCGGGCAGCCCGCCACCGTGCGGCTGTCCATGGAGGGCGGCACCCGCGGCCTGCTGATCCCCGTCGACGCGCTGCAGGAGGGGGACGAACCCGGCCGCGGCACGGTCTTCGTCGTCGAGGGGGGTCGCGCCGAGCGGCGCGAGGTGCGGTACGGGACCGTCACCGCCGAACGGGCCCTGATCCTGGAGGGGCTGCAGCCCGGGGAGCGGGTGATCACCCGCGGCGCCGACGGCCTCGCCGGCGGCGAGCGGGTGCGGGTGGTGCCGCCCTCGTGA